From the Oncorhynchus nerka isolate Pitt River linkage group LG20, Oner_Uvic_2.0, whole genome shotgun sequence genome, one window contains:
- the zmp:0000001127 gene encoding interleukin-12 subunit alpha, giving the protein MSSSVVSRNHPITDNCLTTAQTLLWNITDALAQEHLFKGINCTDQGMELNTRTQTVQVCAPKTKSTQQHSTCSRVTNVKFDQDKCLRNIEEDLRCYSDMLQAIDPKLLGPNVLQSLGEIKENCFPSSWLGVWSSQQDTQGCRPTQGTADHNSFDERVHLCKVLKGLQVRTVTINRIIGYIHAGEHDM; this is encoded by the exons ATGTCCAGCTCAGTGGTGTCGCGCAACCACCCGATAACTGACAACTGTCTTACTACTGCGCAAACACTACTTTGGAACATCACGGACGCACTTGCACAG GAACACCTGTTCAAAGGAATAAACTGCACGGACCAGGGTATGGAGTTGAACACGAGAACACAGACGGTGCAAGTGTGTGCGCCAAAG ACCAAAAGCACTCAACAGCACTCAACATGTTCCAGAGTGACAAATGTAAAGTTTGATCAG GACAAGTGTCTGAGGAACATTGAGGAGGATCTGCGTTGTTATAGCGACATGCTACAAGCTATTGACCCTAAACTGCTTGGACCCAATGTGCTGCAGAGCCTCGGAGAGATTAAGGAG AACTGCTTCCCCTCATCTTGGTTGGGAGTCTGGTCCTCTCAGCAG GATACACAAGGTTGTAGGCCTACTCAAGGTACTGCTGACCACAATTCCTTTGATGAAAGAGTACATTTGTGTAAAGTGCTGAAGGGGCTCCAGGTTCGCACCGTAACCATCAACAGAATCATTGGATATATTCATGCTGGAGAACACGATATGTAA
- the LOC115103218 gene encoding zona pellucida sperm-binding protein 3-like, with protein sequence MEFMQTSPWWVATLLSISFLADCYQPFNPRGYSYKDVSQAKSFKPSAEPTSPPRPRTVLVKCHEDSLEVVVNADLFDIGILVDGSDLHLGFNQMGSKGVEDSCSAVPTGEAEFIIFAQLTACGTKLAFMETELVYSNILSYSPAPSSGVVRFDSAVIPIECHYGRRYAVDSAALAPTWIPFASTVTAEDHLQFSLRLITDDWRSERGSNAYFLGETIHLEAAVTMGNHMPLRVYVDHCVATATPDADSNPRHNFIEYYGCLTDAQLTGSNSRYMPRVQDDKLHIMLDAFRFYQEDSNLIFITCHLKAVPAMFSGKSRSRACSFIENSWRSADGNDQVCISCVVSKRFAEPTAPMTRTNTKTTPKPNSSSFRIRPGQSTEKFQKVEPRSKKPYSGAWKRGTDTTEEWDKTTILGPLIVVPTQEVISLATDSTTLRSKLTPGETLDFAAVHSKELQEATADILWAPVVLAEVKAGNARILNEALL encoded by the exons ATGGAGTTTATGCAAACATCTCCGTGGTGGGTCGCGACCCTGCTGTCAATTTCTTTCCTCGCTGATTGTTATCAGCCTTTTAATCCTCGTGGTTATAGTTATAAAGATGTCAGTCAGGCCAAATCCTTTAAACCGAGTGCAGAGCCAACCAGTCCTCCTAGGCCGAGAACAGTCCTCGTGAAGTGCCACGAAGATTCTCTTGAAGTCGTGGTGAATGCTGACCTATTTGACATAGGCATTCTGGTGGACGGCAGCGATTTGCACCTAGGTTTCAATCAAATGGGTAGCAAGGGCGTTGAAGATTCTTGCAGTGCGGTTCCAACGGGGGAGGCAGAGTTTATCATCTTTGCCCAGTTGACCGCATGTGGAACCAAACTCGCA TTTATGGAGACGGAGCTGGTTTATTCCAATATTCTCAGCTATTCGCCTGCACCCTCTTCTGGTGTCGTCAGATTTGATTCGGCTGTGATTCCCATCGAATGCCATTACGGAAG GAGGTATGCTGTTGACAGTGCTGCCCTGGCTCCCACCTGGATCCCCTTTGCCTCAACAGTGACTGCTGAGGACCATCTGCAATTCAGCCTCCGCCTCATCACGG ATGACTGGCGCTCTGAAAGGGGATCAAATGCCTACTTTCTGGGTGAAACCATACACCTGGAGGCAGCTGTCACCATGGGTAACCACATGCCCCTCCGCGTGTATGTGGACCATTGTGTGGCCACGGCAACTCCTGACGCAGACTCAAACCCTAGACACAACTTCATAGAGTACTACGG ATGCCTTACTGACGCCCAGCTGACCGGCTCTAATTCACGGTACATGCCCAGGGTCCAGGATGACAAGCTGCATATCATGCTGGACGCCTTCAGGTTCTACCAGGAGGATTCCAATTTG ATCTTCATCACCTGCCATCTGAAAGCTGTCCCCGCCATGTTTTCTGGGAAATCAAGGAGTCGCGCGTGCTCCTTCATTGAGAACAG CTGGAGGTCAGCAGATGGGAACGACCAGGTATGTATAAGTTGTGTAGTCTCCAAACGCTTTGCGGAGCCTACTGCCCCCATGACCAGAACCAACACCAAGACTACTCCCAAACCAAATTCATCCAGCTTCCGCATTCGCCCAGGCCAGAGCACAGAGAAGTTCCAAAAGGTTGAGCCCAGATCCAAAAAGCCTTACTCTGGTGCCTGGAAGAGGGGAACGGACACAACAGAAG AGTGGGACAAGACTACCATCTTGGGGCCCCTGATTGTTGTCCCTACTCAGGAAGTTATCAGCTTGGCAACGGACTCCACGACACTCCGCTCAAAATTGACACCGGGTGAGACCTTAGACTTTGCGGCAGTCCATTCCAAAGAGCTGCAGGAGGCTACAGCAGACATTCTATGGGCACCGGTGGTACTTGCAGAAGTGAAGGCAGGAAATGCACGCATTCTGAATGAGGCACTGCTGTGA
- the arl14 gene encoding ADP-ribosylation factor-like protein 14: protein MGQRGSRPQPEARVLLLGLDSAGKSTLLYKLKYNESVNTVPTIGFNVEMIEAKKKRETVALTVWDVGGQNTMRHYWKSFYQDTAGLVFVVDSSDRRRLDEARRELDHALRSEFLRGLPVVILANKQDLPEAVSVTEITERFHLRTMSVERDWFVQPCSAVTGAGLIEGFQKVAHLLKLPSEDVQDNIKETVQYLRSKSVTSRGL from the coding sequence ATGGGACAGCGGGGATCGAGACCCCAACCCGAGGCCCGAGTTCTCCTATTGGGTCTCGACTCAGCGGGGAAATCAACCCTTCTTTACAAACTGAAATATAACGAATCGGTCAATACCGTTCCCACCATCGGTTTCAATGTGGAGATGATAGAAGCCaagaagaagagggagacagTTGCTCTGACCGTGTGGGACGTGGGCGGCCAGAATACAATGAGGCACTACTGGAAGAGCTTCTATCAGGACACTGCTGGACTGGTGTTCGTGGTGGACAGCTCAGACAGGCGCCGGTTGGACGAGGCCCGGCGGGAACTAGATCACGCCCTGAGGAGTGAATTCTTACGGGGTCTGCCTGTGGTCATCCTCGCCAACAAGCAGGACCTTCCCGAGGCCGTATCCGTTACGGAGATAACAGAGCGCTTTCACCTGAGGACGATGAGCGTTGAGCGGGACTGGTTCGTTCAGCCCTGCTCTGCCGTGACCGGTGCTGGGCTTATAGAGGGCTTCCAAAAGGTGGCACACCTGCTCAAACTACCATCAGAGGACGTTCAAGACAATATTAAAGAGACAGTGCAGTATCTACGATCAAAATCAGTCACGTCAAGGGGTTTGTAA